One window from the genome of Dyella sp. A6 encodes:
- the ispE gene encoding 4-(cytidine 5'-diphospho)-2-C-methyl-D-erythritol kinase has product MICTIVSARPDQLDALRDIELAALEMFRGHPAWRAYAASTPSDADVLADAIGRGRVWVALDGAGHEMGYVGVGVEDGEATIAEIDVRPECGCQGVGARLLEHACAWAAESGYPAINLGTLSDVAWNAPFYARHGFEVVPPRQYTPALAEHDRHDRERGFPMDLRVYMRRRLGLSPEGWTRWPAPAKLNLFLRITGRRADGYHELQTVFRLLDRGDELRLRVGGDGQIRRVTEVLGVAESDDLTVRAARLLRERAGVTAGAEIEVVKRIPMGGGLGGGSSDAASVLVGLNQLWHAGLDEDALAALGAELGADVPVFVRGRSAWAEGIGDRLQPIDLPRRWYAVLDPREHVPTAALFQASELTRNAPAATISSFASGETAENVFEPVVRARHPRVAAALDWLGAFGRPRLSGSGGCVFLEFASRERAEAVVRRCPVRFDAWVAAGVGLSPLYDALARHRAAA; this is encoded by the coding sequence ATGATCTGCACCATTGTTTCCGCCCGGCCCGATCAGCTCGATGCGCTGCGCGACATCGAGCTGGCGGCGCTGGAAATGTTCCGCGGCCACCCGGCCTGGCGCGCCTATGCGGCCTCCACGCCCAGCGATGCCGATGTGCTGGCCGATGCGATCGGTCGTGGACGCGTGTGGGTGGCGCTGGATGGTGCCGGTCACGAGATGGGCTACGTCGGCGTGGGGGTCGAGGATGGCGAGGCCACCATCGCCGAGATCGACGTGCGCCCCGAGTGCGGATGCCAGGGTGTCGGTGCCCGTCTGCTGGAACATGCCTGTGCCTGGGCGGCTGAGTCCGGCTATCCGGCGATCAATCTGGGCACCTTGTCGGATGTGGCCTGGAATGCCCCGTTCTATGCGCGGCACGGCTTCGAGGTGGTGCCGCCGCGGCAGTACACGCCGGCGTTGGCGGAGCACGACCGGCACGACCGCGAGCGCGGTTTTCCGATGGATCTGCGGGTCTACATGCGGCGCCGACTGGGGCTGTCGCCGGAGGGCTGGACCCGCTGGCCGGCGCCGGCCAAGCTGAACCTGTTCCTGCGCATTACCGGTCGCCGCGCCGATGGCTACCATGAGCTGCAGACCGTGTTCCGCCTGCTCGATCGCGGCGACGAGCTGCGCCTGCGGGTGGGCGGCGACGGCCAGATCAGGCGCGTGACCGAAGTGCTCGGAGTTGCCGAGTCGGACGATTTGACCGTGCGTGCCGCGCGCCTGCTGCGCGAGCGGGCTGGCGTCACGGCCGGAGCCGAGATCGAGGTGGTCAAGCGCATCCCGATGGGCGGCGGCCTGGGTGGCGGCAGCTCGGACGCGGCCAGCGTGCTGGTCGGCCTCAACCAGCTGTGGCATGCCGGGCTGGACGAGGATGCGCTGGCGGCACTGGGTGCCGAACTGGGCGCCGACGTGCCGGTGTTCGTGCGCGGGCGCTCGGCCTGGGCCGAAGGTATCGGCGATCGGCTGCAGCCGATCGACCTGCCGCGGCGCTGGTATGCGGTGCTCGATCCACGCGAACACGTGCCGACCGCGGCGCTTTTTCAAGCGTCTGAATTGACACGAAATGCACCGGCAGCGACAATTTCGTCCTTTGCTTCTGGCGAAACGGCGGAAAACGTCTTCGAGCCAGTCGTGCGTGCGCGTCATCCCCGGGTGGCGGCTGCGCTGGACTGGCTTGGCGCTTTCGGCCGCCCACGGCTTTCCGGCAGCGGCGGTTGCGTGTTCCTGGAGTTCGCCTCGCGCGAGCGCGCGGAGGCGGTCGTCCGGCGCTGTCCGGTACGGTTCGATGCGTGGGTGGCTGCAGGCGTGGGGCTTTCCCCGTTGTACGACGCGCTTGCCAGGCATCGTGCGGCGGCCTGA
- a CDS encoding ribose-phosphate diphosphokinase encodes MDTSAPMLFTGNAHRALAEDVAQRLGIPLGKALVGRFSDGEVQIEIEENVRRQEVFVLQPTGAPSAENLFELLTLVDALKRASATSVTAVMPYFGYARQDRRPRSARVPITAKMVARMVSTAGVDRVLTVDLHADQIQGFFDIPVDNVYASPLLLADIWRHFSLDDLIVVSPDVGGVVRARAIAKRLDDADLAIIDKRRPKANVATVMNIIGDVDGKTCVMVDDIVDTAGTLCAAAAALKERGARKVIAYCVHPVLSGAAISNIEGSQLDQLVVTNTLPLRPEAQACAKIRQLSVAELLAETIRRIAFGESVSSLYVD; translated from the coding sequence GTGGATACGTCCGCTCCGATGCTGTTCACCGGCAACGCCCACCGCGCGCTGGCCGAGGACGTGGCCCAGCGGCTCGGCATCCCGCTGGGCAAGGCCTTGGTGGGCCGCTTCAGCGATGGCGAGGTGCAGATCGAGATCGAGGAGAACGTGCGCCGCCAGGAAGTCTTCGTGCTGCAGCCGACCGGCGCCCCTAGCGCGGAAAACCTGTTCGAGCTGCTGACCCTGGTGGATGCGCTCAAGCGCGCCTCGGCGACCAGCGTGACCGCGGTGATGCCGTATTTCGGCTACGCCCGGCAGGATCGTCGCCCGCGCTCGGCGCGTGTGCCGATCACCGCCAAGATGGTGGCAAGGATGGTCAGCACGGCAGGCGTGGACCGCGTGCTCACGGTCGACCTGCATGCCGACCAGATCCAGGGCTTCTTCGACATTCCGGTGGATAACGTCTATGCCTCGCCGCTGCTGCTGGCGGACATCTGGCGGCACTTCTCGCTGGACGACCTGATCGTGGTCAGTCCCGACGTCGGCGGCGTGGTGCGCGCGCGTGCCATCGCCAAGCGACTGGACGATGCCGACCTCGCGATCATCGACAAGCGCCGGCCGAAGGCCAACGTGGCGACGGTGATGAACATCATCGGCGACGTGGATGGCAAGACCTGCGTGATGGTGGACGACATCGTCGATACCGCCGGCACGCTGTGCGCGGCCGCCGCGGCACTGAAGGAGCGCGGTGCGCGCAAGGTCATCGCCTACTGCGTGCATCCGGTGCTGTCGGGTGCGGCAATCAGCAATATCGAAGGCTCGCAGCTCGACCAGCTGGTGGTCACCAACACGCTGCCGCTGCGCCCCGAGGCACAGGCGTGCGCGAAGATCCGCCAGCTCTCGGTGGCTGAGCTGCTGGCCGAAACGATCCGCCGCATCGCCTTCGGCGAGTCGGTGAGCTCGCTGTACGTGGATTGA
- a CDS encoding 50S ribosomal protein L25/general stress protein Ctc, with protein sequence MSQTHEIKAQSRKDEGKGASRRLRHAGFVPAVVYGAGQPPESIQIEHNTVLLAAKHEWFFSSVLDLNVDGKVQKVLVRDWQKHPFKQLMMHMDFLRIDETHAIRVSVPLHFLNQEKSPAGKTSGVVVSHNLTEVEVSCLPKDLPEFIEVDLAALKPGEIIHLSQLKLPASVEIPALHLAGHDVAVVTANAVQEEVEDAPAAEGAEGEAKPADESKK encoded by the coding sequence ATGTCCCAGACTCATGAAATCAAGGCCCAGAGCCGCAAGGACGAGGGGAAAGGTGCGAGCCGCCGCCTGCGTCACGCGGGCTTTGTGCCGGCCGTGGTGTACGGTGCCGGCCAGCCGCCGGAAAGCATCCAGATCGAGCACAACACCGTGCTGCTCGCCGCCAAGCACGAGTGGTTCTTCTCGTCCGTGCTCGACCTGAACGTCGACGGCAAGGTGCAGAAGGTGCTGGTGCGTGACTGGCAGAAGCATCCGTTCAAGCAGCTGATGATGCACATGGACTTCCTGCGCATCGACGAGACCCATGCGATCCGCGTCAGCGTGCCGCTGCACTTCCTGAACCAGGAGAAGTCGCCGGCCGGCAAGACCTCCGGCGTGGTGGTTTCGCACAACCTGACCGAAGTGGAAGTCTCCTGCCTGCCGAAGGACCTGCCCGAGTTCATCGAGGTCGACCTGGCCGCGCTGAAGCCGGGCGAGATCATTCACCTGTCGCAGCTCAAGCTGCCGGCCAGCGTGGAGATCCCGGCGCTGCACCTGGCTGGCCACGATGTCGCGGTGGTCACCGCCAATGCCGTGCAGGAAGAGGTCGAGGACGCACCGGCGGCCGAGGGCGCCGAGGGCGAGGCCAAGCCTGCCGACGAGTCCAAGAAGTAA
- the pth gene encoding aminoacyl-tRNA hydrolase produces the protein MAGLRLIVGLGNPGAEYLRTRHNAGFWFVDALASEQGERWSFDGKLHGESCRVRVGGESLWLLKPATFMNKSGIAVVSALRYYKITPEECLVAHDDLDLPAGTVRMKFDGGHGGQNGLRDIMAHLGHGKFHRLRVGIGHPGHRDKVTPWVLGRPSVQDEDAIIDGIGRALDALPLAVAGQFDKAMQQLHTAGTARG, from the coding sequence ATGGCGGGGCTTCGACTCATTGTCGGCCTGGGCAATCCCGGCGCCGAATATCTCCGGACCCGGCACAATGCCGGGTTCTGGTTTGTGGACGCGCTGGCCTCGGAGCAGGGCGAACGCTGGAGCTTCGACGGCAAGCTGCACGGCGAGTCCTGCAGGGTGCGGGTCGGTGGCGAATCGCTGTGGCTGCTCAAGCCAGCCACGTTCATGAACAAGAGCGGCATCGCGGTGGTTTCCGCGCTGCGCTATTACAAGATCACGCCGGAGGAATGCCTAGTCGCGCACGACGACCTGGATCTTCCCGCCGGCACCGTGCGGATGAAGTTCGATGGCGGCCACGGCGGCCAGAACGGTCTGCGCGACATCATGGCCCACCTGGGGCACGGCAAGTTCCATCGCCTGCGCGTCGGCATTGGCCATCCCGGACATCGCGACAAGGTGACGCCCTGGGTGCTGGGGCGACCGTCGGTGCAGGACGAGGATGCGATCATTGACGGCATCGGCCGTGCACTGGATGCGCTGCCGCTGGCGGTGGCAGGTCAGTTCGACAAGGCGATGCAGCAGCTACACACGGCGGGAACGGCCAGGGGGTAG